One genomic region from Campylobacter concisus encodes:
- the plsY gene encoding glycerol-3-phosphate 1-O-acyltransferase PlsY, whose protein sequence is MQNLILYAISYLLGSIPSGLILAKIFGHVDIKNEGSKSIGATNVLRVLKQKDPKLAKKLAILTIVCDVLKGVLPLMVASSIGASQSVLWTMAVLSVAGHCFSIFLGFQGGKGVATGAGVIAFFLPVEIIIALVVWFVVGKFLKISSLASLCALIALIASSFIIHPELDEIYTHAPILIIAFLVVYKHIPNIVRLLSGKEKKVV, encoded by the coding sequence ATGCAAAATTTAATACTTTATGCCATTAGTTATCTACTTGGAAGTATTCCGTCTGGTCTCATTCTTGCAAAAATTTTTGGGCATGTCGATATAAAAAATGAAGGTAGCAAGAGCATCGGTGCGACAAATGTTTTAAGAGTTTTAAAACAAAAAGATCCAAAACTAGCCAAGAAACTAGCCATTTTAACGATAGTTTGTGACGTGTTAAAAGGCGTTTTACCACTCATGGTCGCCTCTTCTATTGGTGCAAGCCAAAGCGTGCTTTGGACTATGGCGGTTTTAAGCGTGGCTGGACATTGTTTTTCTATATTTTTGGGCTTTCAAGGTGGCAAAGGCGTGGCAACTGGAGCTGGCGTGATAGCATTTTTCTTACCAGTTGAGATCATTATTGCTCTTGTCGTTTGGTTTGTGGTCGGAAAATTTTTAAAAATTAGCTCTCTTGCTTCACTTTGTGCGTTGATAGCTCTGATTGCATCAAGCTTTATAATCCACCCGGAGCTAGATGAAATTTACACACATGCTCCGATACTAATCATCGCATTTTTAGTAGTTTATAAACACATACCAAATATCGTTCGCCTGCTTTCAGGCAAGGAGAAAAAAGTCGTATGA
- a CDS encoding dihydroneopterin aldolase: MKSEMTTIIKDYKFETIIGMLDFERVAKQEVQMNLEICSTSFIDYVLIIDFVKNFYNERQFQSVEESLEETSKALKEKFSSLTSLKMEILKTEILPNAVVGAKINTIF, translated from the coding sequence ATGAAAAGCGAGATGACGACGATCATTAAAGATTATAAATTTGAAACAATCATCGGAATGCTTGATTTTGAGCGAGTCGCTAAGCAAGAAGTACAAATGAATCTAGAAATTTGCTCAACTAGCTTTATTGATTATGTTTTAATTATTGACTTTGTTAAAAATTTTTATAATGAAAGACAGTTCCAAAGCGTTGAAGAGTCTCTTGAAGAAACCAGTAAAGCGTTAAAAGAGAAATTTAGCTCACTAACTAGCCTTAAAATGGAAATTTTAAAAACTGAAATTTTACCAAATGCAGTTGTTGGAGCAAAAATAAACACTATTTTTTAA
- the hsrA gene encoding homeostatic response regulator transcription factor HsrA yields MRILIVEDEVTLNKTIAEGLQEFGYQTDSSENFKDAEYYIGIRNYDLVLTDWMLQDGDGIDLINIIKHKSPRTSVVVLSAKDDKESEIKALRAGADDYIKKPFDFDILVARLEARLRFGGTNIIKIDELIINPDEEKITYLGRDIELKGKPFEVLTHLARHSDQIVSKEQLLDAIWEEPELVTPNVIEVAINQIRQKMDKPLNISTIETVRRRGYRFCFPKKA; encoded by the coding sequence ATGCGTATTTTAATAGTTGAAGATGAAGTGACGCTAAATAAGACGATTGCTGAGGGCTTGCAGGAGTTTGGCTATCAAACTGATAGCTCTGAAAATTTTAAAGATGCTGAATACTATATAGGCATCAGAAATTACGATCTAGTTTTGACTGATTGGATGCTTCAAGATGGCGATGGCATAGATCTTATAAACATCATCAAACATAAATCTCCACGTACTTCAGTTGTAGTTCTTTCTGCAAAAGATGACAAAGAAAGCGAAATAAAAGCACTTAGAGCTGGTGCTGATGACTATATCAAAAAGCCATTTGATTTTGACATCTTAGTAGCTAGACTTGAAGCAAGACTACGCTTTGGCGGCACAAATATTATAAAAATCGATGAGCTCATCATCAATCCAGATGAAGAAAAAATCACATATTTGGGTCGTGATATTGAGCTTAAGGGCAAACCTTTTGAAGTCTTAACTCACCTTGCAAGACACTCAGATCAGATCGTATCTAAAGAGCAACTGCTTGATGCTATATGGGAAGAGCCAGAGCTTGTAACTCCAAACGTTATTGAAGTCGCTATCAACCAAATCCGCCAAAAAATGGATAAACCACTAAATATTTCAACAATTGAAACTGTTAGAAGACGCGGATATAGATTTTGTTTTCCCAAAAAAGCCTAA
- a CDS encoding sensor histidine kinase has product MLIVVISVMLYHYIRVTVFQSVVNELNYQAEAYKKNPQNFNPLNSKTFTIENPNKTLATIKTDEPQDKETYIVTQKSKDQSKTILITKLDESSYLSLEKDTTLQAHIVEEIFIDIIIVNVSAILLVLFYALFLSRMLLIPIKILSHKLTNLDEKFLHEIDIKSLPDEFLPLGQSINRLISRIQTFVLYQKELFVGVAHELKTPLAVMKTKNEVTLLKPRESEKYIEALKSNNEAINGMNAMISSILEIGRQEGAQFEEPVNTDVIGFLKKLAKNYEILAKNDEKNIKLDLKPEILNLKIQTSLLTHIVQNFVQNAIKFSPKNSTIKISSKLIKNKFIVEVIDEGIGIDESKDLFAPFKRYGDKGGAGLGLFLAKGAAQALGGEVDIKNRNDRSGAVASLVLNIKG; this is encoded by the coding sequence ATGCTAATTGTAGTTATTTCGGTAATGCTTTATCACTATATAAGGGTTACTGTTTTTCAAAGTGTAGTTAATGAGCTAAACTATCAAGCAGAAGCTTATAAAAAAAATCCTCAGAATTTCAATCCTTTAAATTCAAAAACATTTACGATAGAAAATCCAAACAAAACCCTAGCAACGATAAAAACAGACGAGCCACAAGATAAAGAAACATATATCGTAACACAAAAATCAAAGGATCAAAGTAAAACTATTTTAATAACAAAACTTGATGAAAGCAGTTATTTAAGCCTAGAAAAAGATACTACACTTCAAGCTCATATAGTAGAAGAAATTTTTATAGATATTATAATCGTAAATGTGTCAGCGATACTTTTGGTGCTTTTTTATGCACTATTTTTATCAAGAATGCTTTTAATACCTATAAAAATTTTAAGTCACAAGCTTACAAATTTAGACGAAAAATTTCTTCATGAGATAGATATAAAAAGTCTACCAGATGAGTTTTTACCACTTGGACAGAGCATAAATAGGCTAATCTCTCGAATCCAAACATTTGTCTTATATCAAAAAGAACTTTTTGTAGGCGTGGCACATGAGTTAAAAACACCGCTGGCTGTAATGAAAACAAAAAATGAAGTTACACTTTTAAAGCCACGCGAGAGTGAAAAATATATCGAGGCTCTAAAATCAAACAATGAAGCTATAAACGGCATGAATGCGATGATAAGTTCTATACTTGAGATCGGTCGCCAAGAGGGAGCTCAGTTTGAAGAGCCAGTAAATACCGATGTCATAGGATTTTTAAAAAAACTTGCAAAAAACTATGAGATACTTGCGAAAAATGATGAAAAAAATATAAAACTAGACCTAAAACCAGAAATTTTAAATCTAAAAATACAAACTAGCTTACTAACCCACATTGTGCAAAATTTTGTTCAAAATGCCATTAAATTTTCACCAAAAAATAGCACCATTAAGATTAGCTCCAAGCTCATAAAAAATAAATTTATCGTCGAAGTAATAGATGAAGGAATAGGCATAGATGAGAGCAAAGATTTATTTGCCCCATTTAAAAGATATGGCGACAAAGGTGGTGCTGGACTTGGGTTGTTTCTAGCTAAAGGTGCGGCACAGGCTCTTGGTGGCGAAGTAGACATTAAAAATAGAAACGATAGAAGCGGTGCAGTCGCAAGCCTAGTTTTAAATATAAAAGGATAA
- a CDS encoding Ppx/GppA phosphatase family protein: MAKRTAVIDLGSNSMRMAIFERTSRLAFFILAEYKTKVRLGEGGYGSNNEISESSMEKALKAFSEFSNIIKSYKCNKVLCVGTSALRDAPNANVLISLLRKKLGINLKVIDGKEEATFGAIAAKNLLHNIDECVTIDIGGGSTELARISKGKIIDTLSLDIGTVRLKELFFDKKNLNKLPKFLEQVTKQIDERFKCQNIIAIGGSLRAISSAIMSKNLYPLSSLHGFCYKLSDEQAYIESIANVSVLELNKFPIKKDRYDTIREGAHIFLALAKALNAKNIITSGVGVREGVFLKDFLRPSLKFPQNFNPSIKSLQDRFILSCNKSVTRYAKDIFMVLKKLHGLSNNYLEALLVAAKLHNVGQEIGFYGDHKNSAYIVLNALNYGFSHEQKALIAVVIGTNGKKNIYEFERYKNLLPKAECIRWLSFILSLAKALDLTCERLNLNFEFSGHTLKIEGAKEFAMAKEEIKKITKPEIFAISFV; encoded by the coding sequence ATGGCAAAGAGAACCGCAGTAATCGACCTTGGCTCAAATTCTATGCGAATGGCGATATTTGAGAGAACGTCACGCTTAGCGTTTTTTATACTAGCTGAATATAAAACAAAAGTGCGTCTAGGTGAAGGCGGATATGGCTCAAACAATGAAATATCCGAAAGCTCAATGGAAAAAGCGCTAAAGGCCTTTAGCGAATTTTCAAATATCATAAAAAGCTACAAATGCAATAAAGTCTTATGTGTTGGAACTTCAGCGCTTAGGGACGCTCCAAACGCAAATGTTTTGATCTCTCTTTTAAGAAAAAAACTTGGCATAAATTTAAAAGTCATAGACGGCAAAGAAGAGGCTACTTTTGGTGCGATCGCAGCCAAAAATTTACTCCATAATATCGATGAATGCGTCACTATCGATATCGGTGGCGGATCAACTGAACTTGCCAGAATAAGCAAAGGCAAAATAATAGATACGCTCTCACTTGACATTGGCACAGTTAGGTTAAAAGAGCTTTTTTTTGATAAAAAAAACTTAAATAAATTACCAAAATTTCTAGAGCAAGTTACAAAACAGATAGATGAGCGATTTAAATGCCAAAATATAATCGCTATTGGTGGCTCTCTTAGAGCGATATCATCTGCCATAATGAGCAAAAATTTATATCCACTCTCATCACTGCATGGCTTTTGCTACAAGCTTAGCGATGAGCAAGCCTACATCGAGAGCATTGCAAATGTTAGCGTGCTTGAGCTAAATAAATTTCCTATAAAAAAAGATAGATACGACACCATTAGAGAGGGTGCACATATCTTTTTGGCCCTCGCCAAAGCTCTAAATGCCAAAAATATTATAACAAGTGGGGTTGGCGTAAGAGAGGGAGTGTTCTTAAAAGATTTTTTACGCCCTAGCCTTAAATTTCCGCAAAATTTTAATCCAAGTATCAAAAGTTTGCAAGATCGTTTTATATTATCATGCAATAAATCAGTCACAAGATATGCAAAAGATATATTTATGGTATTAAAAAAGCTTCACGGTCTAAGTAATAACTATCTTGAAGCGCTTTTAGTTGCTGCAAAACTTCACAATGTTGGTCAAGAGATTGGCTTTTATGGTGATCATAAAAACTCAGCCTATATAGTCTTAAATGCCTTAAATTATGGCTTTTCGCATGAACAAAAAGCATTGATTGCAGTAGTAATTGGCACAAACGGAAAGAAAAATATCTATGAATTTGAACGGTATAAAAATTTACTTCCAAAAGCCGAGTGTATAAGATGGCTGAGTTTTATACTCTCACTTGCAAAGGCACTTGATCTAACCTGTGAAAGGCTAAATTTAAACTTCGAATTTAGTGGACACACGCTAAAAATAGAAGGCGCAAAAGAATTTGCTATGGCAAAAGAAGAGATAAAAAAGATCACAAAGCCTGAAATTTTTGCTATTTCGTTTGTATAA
- a CDS encoding excinuclease ABC subunit A, with translation MKFILALLFFTTQIFASNLLAYNIYERNDRVDIMLSFDAPYEGNIFQKREKNTTSLILNSLSYDQSTSKDINSKIIQELEIEPKQNSLVLNLRSNDAIIVNASKTTDSFGLRIRVTLKNTKPQIQNMPQASAKIESPSTPKIDEEPMLNIDSRYFIVLSVLIALLVFLYVFKRYITSKSSDFSGFKIPRNQSQNDTKSMNWLLKNQNSNVNIIYEKYLDRTNKLMLLSYENRRYLVIVGSSNVMLDSFGEDKIQNEQDFAIFFEENKKKLSSFLEERKNSLSNYKDKMSGEF, from the coding sequence ATGAAATTTATATTAGCTTTGCTTTTTTTTACAACGCAAATTTTTGCTTCAAACTTACTAGCTTATAATATCTATGAACGTAACGATAGAGTTGATATTATGCTTAGTTTTGATGCGCCTTACGAGGGAAATATCTTCCAAAAACGTGAAAAAAATACGACATCTTTGATATTAAATTCGCTAAGTTATGATCAAAGTACTAGCAAGGATATAAACTCAAAAATCATTCAAGAGCTAGAGATAGAGCCAAAGCAAAACTCGCTAGTTTTAAATTTGCGCTCAAACGATGCTATTATTGTAAACGCTTCAAAGACAACTGATAGCTTTGGACTCCGCATTCGTGTAACGCTAAAAAATACAAAACCTCAAATACAAAATATGCCTCAAGCTAGTGCAAAAATAGAGAGCCCTAGCACTCCAAAGATAGATGAAGAGCCTATGCTGAATATAGACTCAAGGTATTTTATAGTCTTAAGTGTGCTTATTGCGCTTCTTGTATTTTTATATGTATTTAAAAGATATATTACTTCAAAGAGTAGTGATTTTAGCGGGTTTAAAATACCTAGAAATCAGTCTCAAAATGATACAAAATCAATGAACTGGCTACTTAAAAATCAAAATAGTAACGTCAATATAATATATGAAAAGTATCTTGATCGCACGAATAAACTAATGCTATTAAGCTATGAAAATAGACGTTATTTAGTGATAGTTGGTAGCTCAAATGTAATGCTTGATAGCTTTGGTGAAGACAAGATACAAAATGAGCAAGATTTTGCTATATTTTTCGAAGAGAACAAGAAAAAACTAAGCTCATTTTTAGAAGAGCGAAAAAATAGTTTAAGTAACTATAAAGATAAAATGAGCGGAGAATTTTAG
- the fliN gene encoding flagellar motor switch protein FliN, which translates to MSEESAIETLEQLGLFKSYDELLDISVDFIAELGTTTVSINELLKFEAGSVIDLEKPAGESVELYINNRIFGKGEVMVYEKNLAIRINEILDSKSVIQYFKKELL; encoded by the coding sequence ATGAGCGAAGAAAGTGCGATAGAGACACTAGAGCAGTTAGGGCTTTTTAAGAGCTATGATGAGCTTTTGGATATCAGTGTTGACTTTATAGCTGAGCTAGGAACTACCACAGTTAGCATAAATGAGCTTTTAAAATTCGAAGCTGGCTCGGTCATAGACCTCGAAAAGCCAGCTGGTGAGAGCGTGGAGCTATATATAAATAATAGAATTTTTGGAAAAGGTGAAGTAATGGTTTATGAGAAAAATTTAGCCATCAGGATAAATGAAATTTTGGATTCAAAGTCAGTTATTCAGTACTTCAAAAAAGAGCTTTTATGA
- a CDS encoding chemotaxis protein CheX: MRKVIDEATSYLCKDTLGLDLEFGKSLGKGFYGASIPVYKGKSEYHFYLFFKKDTLKIFMNAFFGHEDVDGGDLDDLCKEIANQIIGKAKNLLNEKEPNAYKLGTPEFLGEVENFGIKLKEKFIYKIKNRTFQIGYDIQ, encoded by the coding sequence ATGAGAAAAGTTATAGATGAAGCTACAAGCTATCTTTGCAAGGATACTTTAGGGCTAGATTTAGAGTTTGGCAAGAGTCTGGGCAAAGGATTTTACGGAGCTAGCATACCAGTCTATAAGGGTAAAAGCGAATATCATTTTTACCTATTTTTTAAAAAAGATACTTTGAAAATTTTCATGAATGCCTTTTTTGGTCACGAAGATGTTGATGGTGGCGATCTGGACGATCTTTGCAAAGAGATAGCTAATCAAATCATCGGCAAAGCTAAAAATTTACTAAATGAAAAAGAGCCAAATGCGTACAAACTAGGAACGCCTGAATTTTTGGGTGAAGTTGAAAATTTTGGCATAAAGCTAAAAGAGAAATTTATATATAAAATAAAAAATAGAACATTTCAAATAGGCTACGATATACAATGA